One window from the genome of Paenibacillus azoreducens encodes:
- a CDS encoding Crp/Fnr family transcriptional regulator: MDIQHIAKYMEENSEIYRMLKHCPYEILRQWKLMRYSKGSMLFQQDAMYDRFCILLDGVADINIIGEHGKKYSQATYSAGDMIGEIEIYDLIPFVSNVEAMTDVTIMSLQRDYFLTWLQLDSNFNQYFIRRILYYNYTISKREGINILYPLHHRVCAYLLHLARSGIQYPQGITIKLNKQELSQKFAVTQRSINRILFQLRESGIIDIQKNELLIRDVKGLELETKQEARSSPTRC, from the coding sequence GTCCGTATGAAATATTACGGCAATGGAAGCTTATGCGATACAGCAAAGGATCGATGTTGTTTCAGCAAGACGCGATGTACGATCGATTCTGCATTTTGTTAGATGGAGTGGCGGATATTAACATCATTGGGGAGCACGGAAAAAAATACTCACAAGCTACTTACTCTGCCGGAGATATGATTGGCGAGATTGAGATTTACGATTTAATTCCATTTGTCAGTAATGTGGAAGCGATGACGGATGTAACGATAATGAGTTTGCAGCGTGATTACTTTCTAACCTGGCTTCAGTTGGACAGTAACTTTAATCAATACTTTATACGACGGATATTGTACTACAATTACACAATCTCTAAGCGTGAGGGAATTAACATTTTGTATCCTCTTCACCATCGGGTATGTGCCTACTTATTGCACCTTGCTCGAAGTGGAATTCAGTATCCGCAAGGAATAACGATTAAACTGAATAAGCAGGAATTGAGCCAGAAATTCGCAGTTACGCAGCGAAGCATTAATCGAATTCTATTTCAACTTAGAGAAAGCGGCATTATCGATATTCAGAAAAATGAACTGCTTATACGCGACGTGAAGGGATTGGAGCTGGAAACGAAACAAGAAGCCCGATCGTCACCAACGCGATGTTGA
- the deoD gene encoding purine-nucleoside phosphorylase, with translation MSFHIEAKPGDIAEIVLLPGDPRRAKYIAETYLEDAFCYNQVRNIWGYTGMYKGKRISVQGTGMGMPSMSIYATELVNEYGAKYVMRVGSSGSLHPDVKKMDIVLAMGACTNSNLFSHIFRQYSYAPLADFELLKTVYELGVKQGKPISAGLVCTDDHFYDSDEEMQHVLAKHQVLACDNETAALYMVAARYGAKALSILTVTDQMLTGETITPEERETKLNDMIELALETALLL, from the coding sequence ATGAGTTTTCATATAGAAGCCAAACCAGGAGATATTGCTGAAATCGTATTGTTGCCAGGTGATCCGCGACGCGCTAAGTATATCGCTGAGACGTATTTGGAAGATGCCTTTTGTTATAACCAAGTTCGCAATATATGGGGATATACGGGCATGTATAAGGGAAAGCGCATCTCTGTGCAAGGCACGGGAATGGGGATGCCTTCCATGTCCATCTATGCGACGGAGCTGGTTAATGAATATGGAGCGAAATATGTCATGCGCGTAGGGTCCAGCGGTTCGTTGCACCCCGACGTAAAAAAAATGGATATCGTGCTCGCTATGGGCGCTTGCACAAATTCCAATCTGTTCTCACATATTTTCCGCCAGTATTCCTATGCACCGCTAGCTGATTTCGAATTGTTGAAGACCGTTTACGAGCTAGGAGTCAAGCAGGGCAAACCTATAAGTGCAGGGCTAGTTTGTACGGATGACCATTTCTATGACAGCGATGAAGAAATGCAGCATGTGCTTGCGAAGCATCAGGTACTGGCTTGTGACAATGAGACTGCAGCTTTATATATGGTCGCAGCGCGTTATGGCGCAAAGGCATTATCTATCCTGACCGTAACGGATCAGATGTTGACAGGAGAGACGATTACCCCTGAAGAGCGTGAAACGAAATTGAACGATATGATTGAACTGGCGTTAGAAACAGCACTGCTGTTATAG
- the pnuC gene encoding nicotinamide riboside transporter PnuC, which produces MVKHPLFVIIASVICIIAGLYLDSSYIEIFASVMGVINVWLIARQKVINFLFGAIAVACFMYIYFTTGLYAMTILALLQLWFNIYGWYYWNKTKGEEDHSPIARLTLKSSLIWSIVIIATTAIWSLVQIRFTDASNPYLDAFIAVIGLVAQYFLSKKILENWHLWILMNGIMLIVYFMSGLYVMILLTLINMFICFDGLFEWNRDYKTAMNKQTVTE; this is translated from the coding sequence ATGGTCAAACATCCATTGTTTGTCATTATCGCCAGTGTAATTTGTATTATTGCGGGTCTCTATCTTGATTCTTCCTACATTGAGATCTTCGCATCTGTTATGGGCGTCATTAATGTGTGGCTGATCGCACGTCAGAAGGTCATTAATTTCCTGTTTGGAGCTATTGCCGTGGCTTGTTTTATGTATATTTACTTTACGACGGGCCTATATGCGATGACGATTCTCGCTTTGCTTCAGCTGTGGTTTAACATTTATGGCTGGTACTATTGGAACAAAACGAAAGGTGAAGAAGACCATTCACCGATTGCTCGCTTAACATTAAAAAGTAGTTTAATCTGGTCGATTGTCATTATTGCGACTACCGCCATATGGTCCCTTGTACAAATCCGGTTTACGGACGCGAGCAATCCTTATCTGGATGCATTTATCGCCGTAATTGGACTTGTAGCACAGTACTTCTTAAGTAAAAAGATTTTGGAGAACTGGCATTTGTGGATTCTTATGAACGGCATCATGTTAATTGTGTACTTCATGTCCGGTCTATATGTCATGATCTTGTTGACGCTGATTAACATGTTTATCTGCTTTGATGGTTTATTTGAATGGAACCGCGATTACAAGACTGCAATGAATAAACAAACGGTTACGGAATAA
- a CDS encoding MDR family MFS transporter translates to METAKSNIKFVVAGLLLAIFMSAIDNTIVATAMGTIVSKLGGMDKFVWVTSAYMVTTMAGMPIFGKLSDMYGRKRFFIFGLTVFLIGSALCGLAQSIEQLSIYRAIQGIGGGALMPIAFTIIFDIFPPEKRGKMTGLLGAVFGAASVVGPLLGAYITDYFGWEWVFYINVPLGIISFALIMKNYKESPVHTKQKIDWWGASTLVIAVISLMFALELGGKQYAWNSAPIISLFVSFAIFFIVFFFVELKAKEPILPFFLFKRRLFASSQILAFLYGGTFIILTVYIPIFVQAVYGGSATNAGLILTPMMLGSVAGSSIGGISLSKTSYRNLMIVSVICYFAGMFLLSTLNPDSARYLLTIFMILVGFGMGFSFSLLPTASQHNLEPRFRGTANSTNQFLRSLGMTMGITIFGTIQNNLFTNKLAESFKEMGGHANSAMSNLGDPKQIFEPSVRVKIPEAILSKIIDAMSHSITQIFLIALIPIAIAVIFVFLMGNSRVQSAKKQNQPQA, encoded by the coding sequence ATGGAGACTGCAAAAAGCAACATAAAATTTGTTGTGGCAGGCTTATTGCTTGCCATTTTTATGTCCGCCATCGATAACACGATCGTTGCCACAGCGATGGGGACTATTGTATCCAAACTTGGAGGAATGGACAAATTCGTGTGGGTCACATCCGCTTATATGGTTACTACGATGGCCGGCATGCCGATTTTCGGCAAATTATCCGATATGTACGGCAGAAAAAGATTTTTTATATTCGGTTTAACGGTATTCTTGATCGGGTCTGCGCTATGCGGGCTGGCACAATCCATTGAACAGCTTAGCATTTACCGGGCGATTCAGGGGATTGGCGGGGGCGCGCTTATGCCGATCGCGTTTACGATTATTTTCGATATCTTTCCTCCGGAGAAGCGGGGCAAAATGACGGGACTTCTCGGAGCCGTCTTTGGTGCGGCCAGCGTGGTCGGCCCATTGCTTGGAGCATACATCACCGACTATTTCGGCTGGGAATGGGTGTTTTACATCAATGTGCCGCTTGGCATCATTTCTTTTGCGTTGATTATGAAAAATTACAAGGAATCTCCGGTTCATACCAAGCAAAAAATCGACTGGTGGGGGGCTTCCACGCTTGTGATCGCCGTGATCAGCCTGATGTTCGCACTGGAGCTTGGCGGGAAGCAGTATGCCTGGAATTCGGCGCCGATTATTTCTTTGTTCGTTAGCTTTGCCATCTTTTTTATTGTGTTCTTTTTTGTGGAGCTGAAGGCCAAGGAGCCGATTCTGCCCTTTTTCCTGTTCAAACGCCGCCTGTTTGCGTCATCGCAAATTTTGGCTTTCCTGTATGGCGGTACGTTTATTATTTTGACCGTTTATATTCCGATTTTCGTTCAGGCGGTGTACGGCGGTTCGGCAACCAATGCGGGATTGATTCTGACGCCGATGATGCTCGGCTCCGTGGCGGGAAGTTCGATCGGCGGCATTTCCTTGTCGAAGACAAGCTATCGCAATCTGATGATCGTGTCGGTGATCTGCTACTTCGCGGGCATGTTCCTGCTTAGCACTTTGAATCCGGATTCTGCCCGTTACTTGCTAACGATCTTTATGATTCTTGTCGGCTTTGGCATGGGTTTTTCATTTTCGCTGCTGCCAACGGCATCCCAGCACAATCTTGAACCGCGTTTCCGCGGAACGGCCAACTCGACCAACCAGTTTCTGCGATCGCTCGGGATGACCATGGGGATTACGATTTTCGGCACGATCCAGAACAATCTGTTTACGAATAAACTGGCGGAAAGCTTCAAAGAAATGGGCGGCCATGCGAATTCCGCGATGTCTAACTTGGGCGACCCCAAACAGATCTTTGAGCCCAGCGTGCGCGTGAAAATTCCGGAAGCCATCCTCAGCAAAATTATTGATGCGATGTCCCATTCGATAACCCAGATTTTCCTGATTGCGCTTATTCCGATTGCGATTGCAGTTATCTTTGTGTTCTTGATGGGGAATTCGAGAGTGCAGTCTGCCAAAAAGCAAAATCAGCCGCAAGCTTAA
- a CDS encoding MarR family winged helix-turn-helix transcriptional regulator, with protein MRGLVTRAALYQQHAAASLGLYYNDMKSVDILRERGPITAGELSKITGLATGSVTALIDRLEKAGYVRREHDPNDRRRVILVPVDKHTHEVGQTCRPLMNAISELASDYSADELELITQYIRKASSILEKEIHSFSIARCNPPQEPRS; from the coding sequence ATGCGGGGGTTGGTGACCCGCGCGGCGTTATATCAGCAGCATGCCGCCGCTTCCCTCGGTTTATACTACAATGATATGAAATCCGTAGATATATTACGTGAAAGAGGACCGATTACTGCCGGCGAATTGTCCAAGATCACCGGCCTTGCCACCGGGAGCGTGACCGCATTAATCGACCGGCTTGAAAAAGCCGGCTATGTCCGCAGGGAACATGACCCCAATGACCGGCGTCGAGTGATTCTTGTGCCCGTTGATAAACATACACATGAAGTTGGGCAAACCTGCCGCCCTCTGATGAACGCCATTTCGGAGCTGGCCTCGGACTATTCAGCCGATGAACTCGAGCTGATTACACAGTATATCCGCAAAGCAAGCTCCATTCTGGAAAAAGAGATCCACAGCTTTAGCATCGCCCGCTGCAATCCCCCGCAGGAGCCTCGCTCTTAG
- a CDS encoding nitroreductase family protein produces MSKEFFSAIKGRRSIYGISKDVTVSDEKILEIVNEAVKHTPSSFNSQSARVVVLLGEQHDKLWNLTEGTLREVVPAENFAPTAEKMAAFRSGYGTVLFFEDNAVIEGLQSQFAAYKDNFPIWSQQSSGMLQLVVWTALEAEGLGASLQHYNPLIDKKVANEWNLPASWKLIAQMPFGKVAAPANEKQFQPVEDRVKVFK; encoded by the coding sequence ATGTCAAAAGAATTCTTCTCTGCAATTAAAGGTAGACGTTCCATATATGGTATCAGCAAGGATGTAACTGTTTCCGACGAAAAAATCCTGGAGATCGTAAATGAGGCAGTTAAACATACGCCATCTTCCTTTAACTCCCAAAGCGCCCGCGTGGTTGTGCTGCTCGGCGAACAGCATGACAAGCTGTGGAATCTGACCGAAGGAACATTGAGAGAGGTCGTACCGGCTGAAAATTTTGCTCCAACAGCCGAGAAAATGGCCGCTTTCCGTAGCGGTTACGGTACAGTATTGTTCTTCGAAGACAATGCAGTCATCGAAGGGCTTCAATCCCAATTTGCGGCTTACAAAGACAACTTCCCAATCTGGTCCCAGCAATCTTCCGGTATGCTGCAGCTGGTTGTATGGACTGCGCTGGAAGCTGAAGGTTTGGGGGCGAGCCTGCAGCACTACAACCCGCTTATTGACAAAAAAGTGGCTAACGAATGGAATCTGCCTGCAAGCTGGAAGCTGATTGCCCAAATGCCATTTGGCAAAGTTGCAGCACCTGCAAATGAGAAACAGTTCCAGCCGGTTGAAGATCGCGTTAAAGTATTCAAATAA
- the murB gene encoding UDP-N-acetylmuramate dehydrogenase, whose amino-acid sequence MLNNRMMFEDLCMRNESLADHSSYQIGGKANFFAMPETVEELLTLLQGCRTHGLDYFICGMGSNLLFPDNPREDTLYISLKKFVYWDISPSKWFISSGTPMSMLAITGLMFGISGYEFTYLLPGGLGAGIYMNAKYNQHQISDIIKTVYYVDLSDPSLAVQSLDVSQCKYGYKQSIFQMNPWLVLGADMLAVPDEKQIAPGNELLARWKAKKGMSGLASFYTYMDGEATQLMKQGLAIPQEMTDIAAYRNGKCHFTYPSCGSVFKNNYDYGVPVGALVDRLNMKGLEYGGAMISPHHGNMIINHNHATAEDIKYLMNKIIDGINTAFGFEPEPEVVIVK is encoded by the coding sequence ATGCTGAATAACCGGATGATGTTTGAAGATTTATGCATGCGCAATGAATCGCTTGCCGATCATTCTTCTTATCAAATTGGGGGGAAGGCGAATTTCTTTGCCATGCCTGAAACCGTGGAGGAGCTGCTGACTCTCCTGCAGGGCTGCCGTACACACGGACTGGACTATTTCATATGCGGAATGGGCTCCAACCTGTTGTTCCCTGATAATCCGCGGGAAGACACCCTCTATATTTCCTTGAAAAAATTTGTTTATTGGGATATCAGCCCGTCCAAATGGTTTATCTCTTCGGGGACGCCGATGTCTATGCTGGCGATCACCGGACTTATGTTTGGCATTTCCGGCTATGAATTTACGTACCTTCTTCCAGGGGGGCTCGGAGCCGGTATTTACATGAATGCCAAGTACAATCAGCATCAGATCAGCGATATTATCAAAACCGTTTATTATGTTGATCTGTCTGATCCGTCCCTGGCCGTGCAATCCCTGGATGTGTCTCAGTGCAAATACGGCTATAAGCAGTCTATTTTCCAAATGAATCCTTGGCTGGTGCTCGGTGCGGATATGCTGGCTGTTCCGGACGAAAAGCAGATTGCTCCCGGCAATGAGCTTTTGGCGCGCTGGAAAGCGAAAAAGGGGATGTCTGGTTTAGCGTCCTTTTATACTTACATGGACGGGGAAGCCACGCAGCTGATGAAGCAGGGGCTTGCCATCCCGCAGGAGATGACGGATATCGCTGCTTACCGTAATGGCAAGTGCCATTTCACATACCCGTCTTGCGGCTCCGTGTTTAAAAATAACTATGACTACGGCGTACCTGTCGGTGCGCTTGTGGACCGCTTGAACATGAAAGGCCTGGAATACGGCGGAGCGATGATTTCCCCTCATCATGGAAATATGATTATTAATCATAACCATGCCACGGCGGAAGACATCAAATATTTGATGAATAAAATCATTGACGGCATCAATACGGCTTTTGGTTTTGAACCCGAGCCTGAAGTGGTCATTGTGAAATAA